In Nicotiana tabacum cultivar K326 chromosome 2, ASM71507v2, whole genome shotgun sequence, the following proteins share a genomic window:
- the LOC142166942 gene encoding uncharacterized protein LOC142166942, with amino-acid sequence MALYDALYGRRCRSPIGWFEASDTNLWGPDLVQEAMDKVQLIRQRLLTAQSRQKLYADKRRRDSVLTIGDKVFLRVFPMKGVMKFGKRVFHVSMVRKCISDSSQVLEAPTIPLDEKLSYEEELMTIVDRHVRKLRSKEIEFVKVLWRNHTVEEATWEIEDDMRVKYPHLFQFTDTHLS; translated from the exons ATGGCACTGTACGATgcattgtatggtagaagatgtcgttctcctatcggatggtttgaagcTAGTGATACTAACTTATGGGGACCCGACTTAGTACAAGAAGCTATGGACAAGGTCCAATTAATCAGGCAGAGATTGCTCACTGCTCAAAGTAGACAAAAGTTGTATGcagataagagaagaagagattcAGTGCTCACAATTGGGGACAAAGTGTTCCTACGAGTCTttcctatgaaaggtgtgatgaagTTTGGGAAAAGAG tgtttcatgtctcGATGGTAAGGAAATGTATATCAGACTCATCTCAGGTGCTTGAAGCACCTACTATACCGCTTGATGAGAAGTTGTCTTACGAGGAGGAACTGATGACTATTGTTGATAGGCATGTAAGAAAGCTACGGTCAAAAGAAATTGAGTTCGTAAAAGTCTTATGGCGAAATCATACagttgaagaagctacttgggaaataGAAGATGATATGCGAGTCAAGTACCCGCATTTATTTCAGTTTACAGATACTCACTTGAGTTAA